In one Chitinophaga sancti genomic region, the following are encoded:
- a CDS encoding RagB/SusD family nutrient uptake outer membrane protein: MKNVIALLTCLLLLSSCSKFLEEYTTDQKYASTTADLESLMIGEAFIPNIQLSVYNQATMSDISSELSVFAPWLHLMDDDSEAFVADFVETSQATPLYKLSGFHNWSQVPAVDILNASWEETAWRKLYKRIGALNAILFQAAKMADSAGTDAQLKHIRGEAFFLRGYYYFMLQNIYGSPYRKSTAATDEGVPVKVSEKIDDKYFSRDNNEKVYNQIIADLDQAATYLEGYNPGNNIRVGIAAVKALQSRVYLYTEQYDKVVSVLKDFETMGYSLTDLNQYVAGTSFSYRGASESIFTMGSYVIPAVFMNDSLSAWSGNDNRASAFKASNDLIATYDTSDLRRNAFFTRAAKSRSWLPAKYRTWTTYNDPAQVSCIFYFRYAEVVLNRAEALAMMGSDGEARVELENLRMKRFRNASADQLPSSNEALVDFIRAERRRELCFEGHRWFDLRRYAVNSKYPLSSTFTIRHPVYSYDAQSNSNTQVGNYVLRSITEDGPAWQVPIPDYAIEFNRGTLTNPIRTVRQIQPL; encoded by the coding sequence ATGAAAAATGTAATTGCGCTGCTTACGTGCTTACTGTTGCTGTCATCATGCAGCAAATTTCTGGAAGAATATACAACAGATCAAAAATATGCTTCCACCACTGCAGACCTGGAAAGTCTCATGATCGGCGAAGCTTTTATACCAAACATCCAGCTATCTGTCTACAACCAGGCTACCATGTCAGATATCTCTTCAGAGTTGTCTGTCTTTGCACCATGGCTACACCTGATGGATGATGATAGTGAGGCATTCGTAGCGGATTTTGTAGAAACAAGCCAGGCTACCCCACTATACAAATTATCAGGCTTTCATAACTGGAGCCAGGTACCGGCAGTGGATATCCTGAACGCATCCTGGGAGGAAACTGCCTGGCGGAAACTATACAAACGTATTGGTGCTTTGAATGCGATCCTTTTCCAGGCGGCAAAAATGGCGGACAGCGCAGGAACGGATGCACAGCTGAAACATATACGTGGAGAAGCCTTTTTCCTGAGGGGATACTATTACTTCATGTTGCAGAACATCTATGGATCTCCGTACCGCAAAAGCACCGCCGCTACAGATGAAGGTGTGCCTGTGAAAGTCTCTGAAAAGATTGACGATAAGTATTTCTCCCGTGATAATAATGAGAAGGTTTACAACCAGATCATAGCAGATCTTGACCAGGCAGCCACTTACCTGGAAGGTTATAATCCTGGCAACAATATCAGGGTGGGTATTGCAGCTGTAAAGGCGCTGCAAAGCCGGGTATACCTGTATACTGAACAGTATGACAAAGTAGTATCGGTATTGAAGGACTTTGAAACAATGGGCTACAGTCTTACAGACCTTAACCAATATGTGGCAGGCACCAGCTTTAGCTATCGCGGTGCCAGTGAATCCATTTTTACCATGGGCTCCTATGTCATCCCGGCGGTGTTTATGAACGACTCTCTTTCAGCCTGGAGTGGCAATGATAATAGGGCATCTGCTTTCAAGGCATCCAATGACCTGATAGCCACTTATGATACATCTGACCTGAGACGTAATGCCTTTTTTACAAGAGCGGCAAAAAGCAGGTCCTGGTTACCCGCCAAATATCGTACATGGACGACTTATAATGATCCGGCACAGGTATCCTGCATCTTCTACTTCCGGTATGCCGAAGTAGTACTGAACCGTGCAGAAGCATTGGCAATGATGGGATCAGATGGAGAAGCACGTGTAGAACTGGAGAACCTGCGTATGAAACGGTTCCGGAATGCAAGTGCAGATCAGCTGCCTTCATCCAATGAGGCACTGGTTGATTTCATCCGCGCAGAGCGCCGTCGTGAACTGTGTTTTGAAGGGCATCGCTGGTTTGATCTCAGGCGTTATGCAGTGAATTCCAAATATCCTTTATCATCCACTTTCACCATCAGGCACCCGGTTTATAGCTATGATGCACAATCAAACTCCAACACCCAGGTGGGCAACTACGTTCTGAGATCCATTACAGAAGATGGCCCCGCCTGGCAGGTACCCATCCCTGACTATGCCATAGAATTCAATCGTGGCACCTTAACAAATCCAATTCGCACGGTTCGTCAGATTCAGCCATTATAA